The following proteins are co-located in the Cupriavidus pauculus genome:
- the zapE gene encoding cell division protein ZapE translates to MNVNEFYEHELKQRGYQSDEAQLRAVARLQQCYDEWVAYKSRRSNALKKLLVHPDVPKGVYMWGGVGRGKSFLMDSFYSCVPVVRKTRLHFHEFMREVHRELEELRGRPDPLDELARRIARRFRLICFDEFHVSDVADAMILHRLLQQLFDNGVQFVMTSNYRPDLLYPDGLHRDRVLPAIALLQTKLDVLNVDAGIDYRKRALEQVQAYHTPLGREASAALRDAFTSIAGTADESPILHIEHREIKALRKANGVVWFDFATLCGGPRSQNDYLEIASQFHTVILSDVPRMTPRMSSEARRFTWLIDVFYDHKVKLLISAEVPADELYTEGQMANEFHRTVSRIIEMQSREYLESERRVMDTSLT, encoded by the coding sequence ATGAACGTCAACGAGTTTTACGAGCACGAACTCAAGCAGCGCGGCTATCAGTCCGACGAGGCGCAACTGCGCGCCGTGGCGCGGCTGCAGCAATGCTATGACGAGTGGGTGGCGTACAAGAGCCGCCGCAGCAACGCGCTGAAGAAGCTGCTGGTGCATCCCGACGTGCCCAAGGGTGTGTACATGTGGGGCGGGGTAGGGCGCGGCAAGTCGTTCCTGATGGACAGCTTCTACTCGTGCGTGCCCGTGGTGCGCAAGACGCGGCTCCATTTCCACGAATTCATGCGCGAGGTGCACCGCGAGCTCGAAGAGCTGCGCGGCCGTCCCGACCCGCTCGACGAGCTGGCCAGGCGCATCGCGCGGCGGTTCCGGCTGATCTGCTTCGACGAATTCCACGTCAGCGACGTGGCCGACGCGATGATCCTGCACCGCCTGCTGCAGCAGTTGTTCGACAACGGCGTGCAGTTCGTGATGACGTCCAACTATCGTCCCGACCTGCTGTACCCGGACGGCCTGCACCGCGACCGCGTGCTGCCGGCCATCGCGCTGCTGCAGACCAAGCTCGACGTGCTGAACGTGGACGCGGGCATCGACTACCGCAAGCGCGCGCTGGAGCAGGTGCAGGCGTACCACACGCCGCTGGGCCGCGAGGCCAGCGCGGCACTGCGCGACGCGTTTACGTCGATTGCCGGCACCGCGGACGAATCGCCGATCCTCCATATCGAACACCGCGAGATCAAGGCGCTACGCAAGGCCAACGGCGTGGTCTGGTTCGACTTCGCCACGCTGTGCGGCGGTCCGCGCTCGCAGAATGACTATCTGGAGATCGCCTCGCAGTTCCACACGGTGATCCTGTCGGATGTGCCCAGGATGACCCCGCGCATGTCGTCGGAAGCGCGGCGCTTCACGTGGCTGATCGACGTGTTCTACGACCACAAGGTCAAGCTGCTGATATCGGCCGAGGTGCCGGCCGACGAGCTGTACACCGAAGGCCAGATGGCCAACGAATTCCACCGGACCGTGTCGCGGATCATCGAGATGCAGTCGCGCGAGTACCTGGAGTCCGAGCGGCGCGTGATGGACACGTCGCTGACCTGA
- a CDS encoding heavy metal translocating P-type ATPase, with translation MSSLPAAPLAPPLASAVPPAARIPGQASSSPSESTTDCFHCGQPLDRAQPLVAEIDGQSRQFCCGGCQTLARTLHAAGFGHLYGDVTRFARPIDAEARREAEPVWAAYDTPELRRQFVRDLADGRAEVTLAPENIRCAACAWLIEQNLAQLDGVESVVANVATRRVVVRWRAAAQGVADLLASLADIGYAAWPFEVSRTDRQDRRERRSLLMRMAVAMLGMMQVMMYAWPLYTHEATIDPGQLQLMRWASLALTVPVVLYSAWPIFAGAWRSIRQRHMGMDVPVAIGVAAGFVASAVATVRGIGEVYFDSVTMFVAFLLLARYLELRVRQASRSGAEMLARQLPATCERLARAGAAGERIPVARLQPGDRIRVKAGDIVPADGVVLAGASELDESMLTGEALPVKRAMGDIVLAGCFNTASPLEVRVDRVGAQTRLAEIVAVLDRALAEKPRLAQLADRVAGWFVGTLLVMAVVTGVVWALWIDPSRALLVTVAVLVVSCPCALSLATPAALAAAGAALSRRGVLLTRAHALETLSRVTDVVLDKTGTLTEGRFALVDTQILGTAEANTCRRIAAAMERGGEHPIARAFVEAAGETEVLPHIADLRNVPGQGLEARVDGRHVRLGRREFVAALATQTPPDATVHDGHPGATEVWLGDADAFLAVFQLADVERTQTRALLQRLSHLGVRTHLVSGDGVVAVRWWADRLGMATAAGAVTPEGKREYVAALQQGGAVVLAVGDGINDAPVLAQAQVSIAIGSGAPLAQAGADAVLTHGGVAEVATAIVAARRTRRVVRQNLGWAFAYNVIAIPLAATGHVTAWMAGIGMSVSSLLVVANAWRLLRVKGVPAGEGR, from the coding sequence ATGTCGTCCCTACCTGCCGCCCCCCTCGCGCCACCCCTGGCTTCCGCCGTACCCCCCGCCGCCCGCATCCCTGGGCAGGCATCGTCGTCTCCATCCGAATCCACCACCGATTGCTTCCATTGCGGCCAGCCGCTGGACCGCGCGCAGCCGCTCGTCGCCGAAATTGACGGCCAGTCGCGCCAGTTCTGCTGCGGTGGCTGCCAGACGCTGGCCCGGACGCTGCACGCGGCCGGCTTTGGCCACCTGTACGGCGATGTCACGCGGTTTGCGCGCCCGATCGACGCCGAGGCGCGGCGCGAAGCCGAGCCGGTCTGGGCCGCCTACGACACCCCCGAGCTGCGCCGCCAGTTCGTGCGCGACCTGGCCGACGGCCGGGCCGAGGTGACGCTGGCGCCCGAAAACATCCGCTGCGCAGCCTGCGCATGGCTGATCGAGCAGAATCTGGCACAGCTGGACGGCGTGGAGTCGGTCGTGGCGAACGTGGCGACGCGGCGGGTGGTGGTGCGCTGGCGCGCCGCCGCGCAGGGCGTGGCGGACCTGCTGGCGAGCCTGGCCGACATCGGCTACGCGGCCTGGCCGTTCGAGGTGTCGCGGACCGACCGGCAGGACCGCCGCGAACGGCGCAGCCTGCTCATGCGCATGGCGGTGGCCATGCTCGGCATGATGCAGGTGATGATGTACGCGTGGCCGCTCTACACCCATGAGGCCACGATCGATCCCGGGCAGCTCCAGCTCATGCGCTGGGCCAGCCTGGCGCTGACCGTCCCCGTGGTGCTCTATTCGGCGTGGCCGATCTTCGCCGGCGCGTGGCGGTCCATCCGCCAGCGCCACATGGGCATGGACGTGCCGGTGGCCATCGGCGTCGCGGCGGGCTTCGTGGCCAGCGCCGTGGCGACGGTGCGCGGCATTGGCGAGGTCTATTTCGATTCGGTGACGATGTTCGTCGCATTCCTGCTGCTGGCGCGCTACCTCGAACTGCGCGTCCGCCAGGCGTCGCGCAGCGGCGCCGAAATGCTGGCGCGGCAGCTGCCGGCCACCTGCGAGCGGCTGGCCCGAGCGGGCGCCGCGGGCGAGCGCATCCCGGTGGCGCGGCTCCAGCCGGGCGACCGGATCCGCGTCAAGGCCGGCGACATCGTACCCGCCGACGGGGTGGTGCTGGCCGGCGCGAGCGAACTCGACGAATCGATGCTGACCGGCGAGGCGCTGCCGGTGAAGCGCGCCATGGGCGATATCGTGCTGGCCGGCTGCTTCAATACGGCCAGCCCGCTGGAAGTACGGGTGGACCGCGTCGGCGCGCAGACGCGGCTGGCGGAAATCGTGGCCGTGCTCGACCGCGCGCTGGCCGAGAAGCCCCGGCTGGCCCAATTGGCCGATCGCGTGGCCGGGTGGTTTGTCGGCACGCTGCTCGTGATGGCCGTGGTGACCGGGGTGGTGTGGGCGCTCTGGATCGACCCGTCGCGCGCGCTGCTCGTGACGGTGGCGGTGCTGGTGGTGAGCTGTCCGTGCGCGTTGTCGCTGGCGACGCCGGCGGCGCTGGCCGCGGCCGGCGCCGCGCTGTCGCGCCGGGGCGTGCTGCTGACGCGCGCGCATGCGCTGGAAACGCTGTCGCGCGTCACGGACGTGGTGCTCGACAAGACCGGCACGCTGACCGAGGGGCGCTTTGCGCTGGTCGACACGCAAATCCTGGGCACGGCGGAGGCCAATACCTGCCGCCGCATTGCCGCGGCCATGGAGCGGGGCGGCGAGCATCCCATCGCCAGGGCGTTCGTCGAAGCGGCGGGCGAGACGGAGGTACTACCGCACATAGCCGACCTCCGCAACGTGCCCGGCCAGGGCCTGGAGGCACGGGTCGACGGGCGCCACGTACGCCTTGGCCGCCGTGAATTCGTCGCGGCGCTGGCCACGCAGACGCCGCCCGACGCCACCGTTCATGACGGTCATCCCGGCGCCACGGAAGTCTGGCTCGGCGATGCCGACGCCTTCCTCGCGGTCTTCCAGCTGGCCGATGTCGAACGGACACAGACGCGCGCTTTGCTGCAGCGCCTGTCGCATCTTGGCGTGCGTACCCATCTGGTTTCCGGCGACGGCGTTGTGGCCGTGCGCTGGTGGGCCGACCGGCTCGGCATGGCGACCGCGGCGGGCGCGGTGACGCCCGAAGGCAAGAGGGAATACGTGGCTGCGCTGCAGCAGGGCGGGGCGGTCGTGCTGGCCGTCGGCGACGGCATCAATGACGCCCCCGTGCTGGCCCAGGCCCAGGTATCGATTGCCATCGGCAGCGGGGCGCCCCTGGCGCAGGCCGGCGCCGATGCGGTGCTGACCCATGGCGGCGTGGCGGAAGTCGCCACCGCCATCGTCGCGGCACGCCGGACCCGCCGGGTGGTACGGCAGAACCTGGGCTGGGCGTTCGCCTACAACGTCATCGCCATCCCGCTGGCGGCCACGGGCCACGTCACGGCGTGGATGGCCGGCATCGGCATGTCGGTGTCCTCGCTGCTCGTGGTGGCCAATGCATGGCGGCTGCTGCGCGTCAAGGGCGTGCCGGCCGGGGAGGGGCGCTGA
- the ccoS gene encoding cbb3-type cytochrome oxidase assembly protein CcoS, which yields METLYLLVPMSLILVVLIAGALWWALHAGQYDDLDRPGEAILLDNDKPQEPERRH from the coding sequence ATGGAAACCCTTTATCTGCTGGTGCCGATGAGCCTGATTCTCGTCGTGCTGATCGCCGGGGCGCTCTGGTGGGCGCTGCATGCCGGCCAGTACGACGACCTGGACCGGCCCGGCGAAGCCATTCTGCTCGACAACGACAAGCCGCAGGAGCCGGAGCGCAGGCATTGA
- the ccoN gene encoding cytochrome-c oxidase, cbb3-type subunit I: MAVTTASPRADTFNYGVVRQFAVMTVVWGIVGMAVGVLLAAQLIWPELNFNTPWLSFGRLRPLHTNAVIFAFGGSALFATSYYVVQRTCQARLFCGPLAAFTFWGWQIVIVAAAITLPLGITTSKEYAELEWPIDILITLVWVAYAIVFFGTIVKRKTRHIYVANWFFGAYILTIAILHIVNNIEMPASLWKSYSAYAGVQDAMIQWWYGHNAVGFFLTTSFLGMMYYFIPKQAERPIYSYRLSIVHFWALNFTYMWAGPHHLQYTALPDWAQSLGMVFSLILLAPSWGGMINGIMTMSGAWHKLRTDPILKFLVVALSFYGMATFEGSMMSIKTVNALSHYTDWTIGHVHSGALGWVAMISIGSLYYLIPRLFGEKQMYSTRLIELHFWVATIGVVLYIASMWIAGVMEGLMWRATQPDGTLTYAFVEAVKAKYPFYLIRLLGGLCFLGGMFIMAYNVFRTIAGKPAVDAPIPASLPASAH; the protein is encoded by the coding sequence ATGGCTGTCACCACCGCGTCTCCACGCGCCGACACCTTCAATTACGGCGTCGTGCGGCAGTTTGCCGTCATGACCGTTGTCTGGGGTATCGTCGGCATGGCCGTAGGCGTTCTGCTTGCGGCGCAACTGATCTGGCCGGAACTGAATTTCAATACGCCGTGGCTGTCGTTCGGCCGCCTGCGACCGCTGCATACCAACGCGGTGATCTTCGCCTTTGGCGGCAGCGCGCTGTTTGCCACGTCGTACTACGTGGTGCAGCGCACCTGCCAGGCGCGCCTGTTCTGCGGGCCACTGGCCGCCTTCACGTTCTGGGGCTGGCAGATCGTCATCGTGGCCGCCGCGATCACGCTGCCGCTCGGCATCACCACCTCCAAGGAGTATGCGGAGCTGGAATGGCCGATCGACATCCTGATCACGCTGGTCTGGGTGGCCTACGCCATTGTCTTTTTCGGGACAATTGTCAAGCGCAAGACCCGCCACATCTACGTGGCCAACTGGTTCTTCGGCGCGTACATCCTCACCATCGCCATCCTGCATATCGTCAACAACATCGAGATGCCGGCGTCGCTGTGGAAGTCCTACTCGGCCTACGCGGGCGTGCAGGACGCGATGATCCAGTGGTGGTATGGCCATAACGCGGTGGGCTTCTTCCTGACCACGAGCTTCCTGGGGATGATGTACTACTTCATCCCGAAGCAGGCCGAGCGCCCGATCTACTCCTACCGCCTGTCGATCGTCCACTTCTGGGCGCTGAACTTCACCTACATGTGGGCGGGCCCGCACCACCTGCAGTACACAGCGCTGCCCGACTGGGCACAGTCGCTCGGCATGGTGTTCTCGCTGATCCTGCTCGCACCGTCGTGGGGCGGGATGATCAACGGGATCATGACGATGTCCGGCGCCTGGCACAAGCTGCGCACCGATCCGATCCTCAAGTTCCTGGTGGTGGCGCTGTCGTTCTACGGCATGGCGACATTCGAAGGCTCGATGATGTCGATCAAGACCGTGAATGCGCTGTCGCACTACACGGACTGGACGATCGGCCACGTCCACTCGGGCGCGCTGGGCTGGGTCGCGATGATCTCGATCGGCTCGCTGTACTACCTGATCCCGCGCCTGTTCGGCGAAAAGCAGATGTACAGCACGCGCCTGATCGAGCTGCACTTCTGGGTGGCGACGATCGGCGTGGTGCTCTACATCGCGTCGATGTGGATTGCCGGCGTGATGGAAGGGCTGATGTGGCGCGCCACGCAGCCGGACGGCACGCTGACCTATGCGTTCGTGGAAGCCGTGAAGGCCAAGTATCCGTTCTACCTGATCCGACTGCTGGGCGGCCTGTGCTTCCTGGGTGGCATGTTCATCATGGCCTACAACGTGTTCCGCACCATCGCCGGCAAGCCGGCCGTGGATGCGCCGATCCCGGCCAGCCTGCCGGCTTCCGCCCACTGA
- the ccoO gene encoding cytochrome-c oxidase, cbb3-type subunit II produces the protein MSQNQGFFRHETLEKNVGWLIVATIIVVSIAGLVQIVPLFFQHSTTQPDQGITPYSPLRLMGRDIYIREGCVGCHSQQVRTLQAETERYGHFSTAGESVYDHPFLWGSKRTGPDLARVGGRYSDDWQRIHLRSPRDVVPESVMPSYPWLEKTPLATDSIQARMKALQRLGVPYTDAEIAGAPEELAGKTEEDAMVAYLQGLGLNRRNVRLDTAPAPATAEPAVEAAAPAKE, from the coding sequence ATGTCTCAGAATCAAGGTTTCTTCAGGCACGAGACGCTGGAGAAGAACGTCGGCTGGCTGATCGTCGCCACGATCATCGTGGTCAGCATTGCCGGCCTGGTGCAGATTGTGCCGCTGTTCTTCCAGCACTCCACGACCCAGCCCGACCAGGGCATCACGCCATACTCGCCGCTGCGGCTGATGGGGCGCGACATCTATATCCGCGAAGGCTGCGTGGGCTGCCACTCGCAGCAGGTGCGCACGCTGCAGGCCGAAACGGAGCGGTACGGCCACTTCTCGACGGCCGGCGAATCGGTGTACGACCATCCGTTCCTGTGGGGCTCCAAGCGGACCGGCCCCGACCTGGCACGGGTGGGCGGGCGCTATTCGGACGACTGGCAGCGCATCCACCTGCGCAGCCCGCGTGACGTGGTGCCGGAATCGGTCATGCCGTCCTACCCGTGGCTGGAAAAGACGCCGCTGGCGACCGATTCGATCCAGGCGCGCATGAAGGCGCTGCAGCGCCTGGGCGTGCCCTATACCGATGCCGAGATTGCCGGCGCTCCGGAGGAGCTTGCCGGCAAGACCGAGGAGGACGCCATGGTCGCGTACCTGCAGGGCCTCGGCCTGAATCGCCGCAATGTCCGGCTGGACACGGCGCCCGCGCCCGCCACGGCTGAGCCGGCGGTCGAAGCCGCCGCGCCAGCCAAGGAGTAA
- a CDS encoding cbb3-type cytochrome oxidase subunit 3, with translation MVIVTAIATVLSMLTFLGICWWAWSAGRRAANDESAMLPFALPDENNPTSRT, from the coding sequence ATGGTGATCGTTACCGCAATTGCCACCGTGCTGTCGATGCTGACGTTCCTGGGCATCTGCTGGTGGGCGTGGTCGGCTGGCCGCCGGGCGGCCAACGACGAATCGGCGATGCTGCCGTTCGCCTTGCCCGATGAGAACAACCCTACAAGCCGGACCTAG
- the ccoP gene encoding cytochrome-c oxidase, cbb3-type subunit III, which yields MSDFISDFWSYYIAAIALIGIAWCVWLLFSQRKMPKGVSTTDDTGHVWDNDLRELNNPLPRWWMWMFLLACIFSLGYLILYPGLGSYAGVLKFSSQDELAAHRQAAEKMQNEIYAKYLKMDVKQVAADPDAREIGQRLFLNYCAQCHGSDARGSRGFPNLTDDDWLYGGEPETIQQTIAKGRNGVMPPFAGAIDGKQAGDTAQYVRSLSGLTYDPIRASRGESTFKSTCVACHGGSGKGNQALGAPNLSDKVWLYGSSEGAIVDAILKGHNGHMPAHEEILTPERIRMLTAYVWGLSNSAAPAGQ from the coding sequence ATGAGCGATTTCATTTCCGATTTCTGGAGTTACTACATCGCGGCCATTGCGCTGATCGGTATCGCCTGGTGCGTGTGGCTGCTGTTCTCGCAGCGCAAGATGCCCAAGGGCGTCAGCACGACCGACGATACCGGCCACGTCTGGGACAACGACCTGCGCGAGCTGAACAACCCGCTGCCGCGCTGGTGGATGTGGATGTTCCTGCTGGCCTGCATCTTCAGCCTGGGCTACCTGATCCTGTATCCGGGCCTCGGCTCGTACGCGGGCGTACTCAAGTTCTCGTCGCAGGACGAGCTTGCCGCGCACCGGCAGGCCGCCGAGAAGATGCAGAACGAGATCTACGCCAAGTACCTGAAGATGGACGTCAAGCAGGTGGCGGCGGACCCCGATGCGCGGGAAATCGGCCAGCGGCTGTTCCTGAACTATTGCGCGCAGTGCCATGGCTCGGACGCGCGCGGCAGCCGGGGCTTTCCGAACCTGACCGATGACGACTGGCTCTATGGCGGCGAGCCCGAGACGATCCAGCAGACGATCGCCAAGGGCCGCAATGGCGTGATGCCGCCGTTTGCCGGCGCCATCGACGGCAAGCAGGCCGGCGATACCGCGCAGTACGTGCGGTCGCTGTCGGGGCTGACGTACGACCCGATCCGGGCCTCGCGCGGCGAGAGCACGTTCAAGTCGACCTGCGTGGCCTGCCATGGCGGGAGCGGCAAGGGCAACCAGGCCCTGGGCGCGCCCAACCTGTCGGACAAGGTGTGGCTGTACGGCAGTTCGGAAGGCGCGATCGTCGATGCCATTCTCAAGGGCCACAACGGCCATATGCCGGCCCACGAGGAAATCCTGACGCCCGAACGCATCCGCATGCTGACGGCCTATGTCTGGGGTCTGTCGAATTCGGCAGCACCGGCAGGACAATGA